In Nocardia sp. NBC_00403, one DNA window encodes the following:
- a CDS encoding TerD family protein gives MFVTLRDASGAGLDHLTVALGWDPVRRRRWFGPRSEDIDLNAAALLFAGDQIVEVVYHEQLISRDGSVRHLGDSTNGEGKGDNEIIAVDLTRLAPEVTTVIFIVTSYSGQTFEQIENAFCRVVDGGSGIEIARYDLSGGGSYTGLVMGKVVRSNGVRQFESIGEGIRARHPVEAIPQLRVFLT, from the coding sequence ATGTTCGTTACGCTTCGCGACGCGAGTGGGGCGGGTCTAGATCACCTCACCGTGGCTCTGGGCTGGGATCCGGTCCGTCGGCGCCGCTGGTTCGGCCCCCGCAGCGAGGACATCGATCTTAATGCGGCGGCCCTGTTGTTCGCCGGTGACCAGATCGTGGAGGTCGTCTACCACGAGCAGCTCATCTCACGCGACGGCTCGGTGCGACACCTCGGCGACAGCACAAACGGGGAAGGTAAGGGCGACAACGAAATAATTGCTGTCGACCTGACAAGGTTGGCGCCCGAGGTCACGACCGTGATCTTCATCGTCACCTCGTACTCGGGTCAAACCTTCGAGCAGATCGAGAATGCGTTCTGCCGGGTGGTCGATGGCGGGTCAGGTATCGAAATCGCCCGCTACGATCTCAGCGGCGGCGGGTCGTATACCGGCCTGGTGATGGGCAAAGTGGTTCGCTCCAACGGAGTTCGGCAGTTCGAGTCGATCGGCGAGGGCATCCGGGCAAGACATCCCGTCGAGGCGATTCCGCAGCTGAGAGTCTTCCTGACATAG